Proteins from a genomic interval of Elusimicrobiota bacterium:
- a CDS encoding helix-turn-helix transcriptional regulator, whose protein sequence is MLSENIKRIRQKKGLSQDKLAKVADVTHTTLVKIESGANDNPTIKTLQKIAGALEVTLDELIKKSK, encoded by the coding sequence ATGTTAAGCGAAAATATAAAAAGGATCAGGCAAAAGAAAGGTTTATCTCAGGACAAATTGGCGAAAGTCGCCGATGTCACCCACACAACCCTCGTCAAAATTGAATCGGGCGCAAACGATAATCCCACTATCAAAACCCTCCAAAAGATCGCAGGTGCTCTTGAAGTAACTCTCGATGAGCTTATAAAAAAATCCAAATAG